The Cloeon dipterum chromosome 3, ieCloDipt1.1, whole genome shotgun sequence genome includes a region encoding these proteins:
- the LOC135939273 gene encoding uncharacterized protein LOC135939273 encodes MSMTCLVVLALLGVTGGAPTPPVPSSSSSVSGAEGGSREAASSPSSTEAIVVPSSSSTSVTTTTAWPEYEPAPATTTVEAAAAADGHDEAIRLWPGYWIKTDEQEEAHAESSLDFRTEIYHIADLFATKTDQNSSTSTTTN; translated from the coding sequence ATGTCGATGACCTGCCTGGTGGTGTTGGCGCTGTTGGGGGTGACAGGCGGTGCACCCACCCCTCCCgtgccgagcagcagcagcagcgtgtcGGGGGCGGAGGGCGGCAGCCGCGAGGCCGCCTCCAGCCCGAGCAGCACCGAGGCCATCGTCGTCCCTTCCTCCTCTTCGACATCAGTGACAACAACGACCGCGTGGCCCGAGTATGAGCCTGCACCGGCCACGACgacggtggaggcggcggcggcggccgacgGCCACGACGAGGCCATCCGGCTGTGGCCGGGCTACTGGATCAAGACGGACGAGCAGGAGGAGGCGCACGCCGAGAGCAGCCTCGATTTTCGCACCGAGATCTACCACATTGCCGACCTCTTCGCGACGAAGACCGACCAAAACTCCTCAACATCAACGACGACGaactaa